One Bacillus amyloliquefaciens DSM 7 = ATCC 23350 DNA window includes the following coding sequences:
- the cggR gene encoding gapA transcriptional regulator CggR, with protein sequence MNQLIQAQKKLLPDLLLVMQKRFEILQYIRLTEPIGRRSLAASLGLTERVLRSEVQFLKEQNLIDIKTNGMTLTEEGYSLLSILEDTMKDVLGLTLLEKTLKERLNLKDAIIVSGDSDQSPWVKKELGRAAVACMKKRFSGKNIVAVTGGTTIEAVADMMTPDSKNRELLFVPARGGLGENVKNQANTICAHMAEKASGTYRLLFVPGQLSQGAYSSIIEEPSVKEVLHTIKSASMLVHGIGEARTMAERRNTPLEDLKKIDDNHAVTEAFGYYFNADGEVVHKVHSVGMQLDDLGAIPDIIAVAGGSSKAEAIEAYFKKQRNTVLVTDEGAAKKLLRDKSPSI encoded by the coding sequence ATGAACCAGTTAATACAAGCTCAAAAAAAATTATTGCCTGATCTTTTGCTTGTGATGCAGAAAAGATTTGAAATCTTGCAGTATATCAGGCTTACTGAACCGATCGGCCGCAGAAGCCTTGCAGCCAGTCTCGGATTGACCGAGCGCGTTCTCAGAAGCGAGGTTCAGTTTTTGAAAGAACAGAATCTCATCGATATAAAAACAAACGGCATGACACTGACGGAAGAGGGCTATTCACTGCTTTCGATTCTGGAAGATACGATGAAGGATGTTTTAGGATTGACGCTTTTGGAAAAGACATTAAAGGAACGTCTTAATCTGAAAGACGCCATTATCGTTTCCGGAGACAGCGACCAATCTCCTTGGGTCAAAAAAGAATTAGGGAGAGCGGCCGTCGCATGTATGAAAAAGAGATTTTCAGGCAAAAATATCGTCGCTGTAACCGGCGGTACGACAATTGAAGCTGTCGCCGATATGATGACGCCGGATTCAAAAAACCGCGAGCTCCTGTTTGTGCCTGCAAGAGGCGGTTTAGGTGAAAACGTCAAAAATCAGGCGAACACCATATGCGCGCATATGGCGGAAAAAGCTTCAGGCACTTACCGGCTTTTGTTTGTTCCCGGACAGCTGTCACAAGGCGCCTACTCATCTATTATTGAAGAGCCTTCCGTAAAAGAGGTGCTTCACACGATTAAATCAGCGAGTATGCTCGTTCACGGAATCGGCGAAGCTAGAACAATGGCGGAACGAAGAAACACGCCTTTGGAAGATTTGAAGAAAATAGATGACAATCATGCGGTGACAGAGGCATTCGGCTACTACTTTAATGCGGACGGAGAAGTCGTTCACAAAGTGCATTCAGTCGGAATGCAGCTCGATGATCTCGGCGCCATTCCCGACATTATCGCAGTAGCGGGCGGATCATCAAAAGCAGAAGCAATTGAAGCTTATTTTAAAAAGCAGCGAAACACGGTTCTCGTCACGGACGAAGGAGCCGCAAAGAAGTTATTAAGGGATAAAAGTCCCTCAATATAA
- a CDS encoding GntR family transcriptional regulator, with the protein MLPKYAQVKEEICSWLNQGKIQPDQKLPTENELMQQFGVSRHTIRKAIGDLVSQGLLYSVQGGGTFVASRTAKSAMHSNKTIGVITTYISDYIFPSIIRGIESYLSEQGYSMLLTSTNNNTESERRGLENLLSKNIDGLIVEPTKSALQTPNIGYYLNLEKNGIPFAMINASYAELAAPSFSVNDVKGGMMACEYVMSLGHTHIMGIFKADDTQGVKRMNGYLQAHRERGIFPSPDMIVTYTTEEKETVLLQKIKDTLEQNSGSYPTAILCYNDEIALKTINLLREFSLKVPDDVSVMGYDDSHFAQISEVKLTSVKHPKSIMGKAAAKYVIDCLEHKKPKQDDVVYEPELVIRNSVRRIGE; encoded by the coding sequence ATGCTACCGAAATATGCTCAAGTAAAAGAAGAAATTTGTTCATGGCTGAATCAAGGGAAAATACAGCCTGACCAAAAGCTGCCTACGGAAAATGAGCTGATGCAGCAGTTCGGCGTCAGCCGCCATACCATCAGAAAAGCGATCGGGGATTTGGTCTCGCAGGGGCTGCTGTACAGCGTTCAGGGCGGAGGCACCTTTGTCGCTTCACGCACGGCGAAATCAGCCATGCATTCAAACAAAACGATCGGCGTCATTACAACGTACATATCAGACTATATTTTCCCGAGCATCATCAGAGGAATCGAATCTTATTTAAGCGAACAAGGCTATTCCATGCTGCTGACGAGCACCAACAACAATACAGAAAGTGAACGACGCGGCCTTGAAAACCTGCTGTCTAAAAATATAGACGGGCTGATTGTCGAGCCTACGAAAAGCGCGCTGCAGACGCCCAACATCGGCTATTATCTCAATCTGGAGAAAAACGGCATTCCGTTTGCCATGATTAACGCTTCTTATGCGGAGCTGGCCGCACCGAGCTTTTCCGTCAATGATGTCAAAGGCGGCATGATGGCTTGCGAATACGTCATGTCCCTCGGCCACACGCACATTATGGGAATTTTTAAAGCGGATGACACGCAGGGCGTCAAACGGATGAACGGCTATCTGCAGGCGCATCGGGAGCGCGGGATCTTCCCGTCTCCGGACATGATCGTAACTTACACGACTGAGGAAAAAGAAACCGTGCTTCTCCAAAAGATTAAGGATACCCTTGAGCAAAACAGCGGATCATACCCGACGGCCATTCTTTGTTATAATGATGAAATTGCGCTGAAGACAATTAATCTTCTCAGAGAATTCAGCTTAAAGGTGCCTGATGACGTGTCAGTCATGGGCTATGATGATTCACATTTCGCCCAGATTTCCGAGGTGAAGCTCACCTCTGTCAAGCACCCGAAATCCATTATGGGGAAAGCGGCGGCAAAATACGTCATCGACTGCTTAGAACATAAAAAACCGAAGCAAGATGACGTCGTGTATGAACCGGAACTCGTCATCCGGAATTCCGTCAGGCGGATCGGCGAATGA
- a CDS encoding LLM class flavin-dependent oxidoreductase, with amino-acid sequence MAEHTLKDTAFSVLNLSPVVQGGTVAESFRNSMDLARRAEEWGYNRYWLAEHHNIEGVASSATSVLIGHIAGGTKKIRVGSGGIMLPNHSSLVIAEQFGTLETLYPGRIDLGLGRAPGTDQLTARALRRNINSGEDFPEQLEELRNYFKPSGNVRNQVRAIPGEGLDVPIWLLGSSGFSARLAGELGLPFAFAAHFSPKNTVPALEMYRSSFRPSDVLDKPYAMVGVTVIAADTDEKAEHLATSHYQRFLDLVRGTPNQLKPPVEDMDQIWSPYEKAMVNEQLSSTIVGGPDRVKEKLESFIRTTQADEIMVNSESFEHADRMRSFEIIAELKNS; translated from the coding sequence ATGGCTGAACATACATTGAAAGATACTGCGTTTTCCGTATTGAATTTATCGCCGGTCGTACAGGGGGGAACGGTTGCTGAATCGTTCCGCAACAGCATGGATTTAGCGCGCCGCGCCGAGGAGTGGGGCTATAACCGCTACTGGCTGGCGGAGCATCATAATATAGAAGGAGTTGCCAGCTCGGCAACGTCAGTGCTGATCGGCCACATTGCCGGCGGCACGAAAAAAATCCGCGTCGGTTCAGGCGGCATTATGCTGCCGAACCACTCGTCGCTTGTGATCGCGGAGCAATTCGGAACCCTTGAAACGTTATATCCGGGGCGGATTGACCTCGGGCTCGGACGCGCTCCGGGAACCGACCAATTAACGGCGAGAGCTTTAAGAAGAAATATAAACAGCGGAGAAGATTTTCCGGAGCAGCTTGAAGAATTGAGAAATTACTTTAAACCGTCAGGCAATGTGCGTAATCAAGTCCGCGCCATTCCAGGCGAAGGGCTGGACGTGCCGATCTGGCTTTTGGGCTCAAGCGGCTTCAGCGCGCGTCTTGCGGGTGAGCTCGGGCTTCCGTTCGCCTTTGCGGCTCACTTCTCACCGAAAAACACCGTGCCCGCCCTTGAGATGTACCGAAGCTCCTTCCGCCCGTCAGACGTACTGGATAAACCGTACGCGATGGTCGGCGTCACCGTCATTGCCGCGGATACGGATGAAAAGGCGGAGCATCTGGCGACATCGCATTATCAAAGATTTTTAGACCTCGTACGCGGTACACCGAATCAGCTGAAACCTCCTGTTGAAGACATGGATCAAATCTGGTCGCCGTATGAAAAAGCGATGGTCAATGAACAGCTCAGTTCAACGATCGTCGGCGGACCTGATCGTGTGAAGGAAAAGCTGGAAAGCTTCATCCGGACAACACAGGCGGATGAAATCATGGTGAATTCTGAAAGCTTTGAGCATGCCGACAGAATGCGGTCGTTTGAAATTATTGCTGAATTAAAAAACAGCTGA
- a CDS encoding DMT family transporter, whose amino-acid sequence MKQLSRIQTALMLAFLVTVWGINWPLTKAALAYSPPLLFAGIRTLIGGLLLLMVAVPRFKKLRFKETWPIYLISAILNITLFYGLQTVGLNYLPAGLFSAIVFFQPVLMGVFSWLWLGEPMFPLKIAGLILGFAGVAVISAAGFGGHISIAGILLALGSAVSWALGTVFMKRTGGRVDSIWMVALQLLIGGGLLVSSGSFSESFSAIQWKAPFILSLLFISVFVIALGWLVFFTLVGSGEASKVASYTFLIPLISIVVSSIFLHEPLTVSLLAGLLLIVTSICFVNITPKKLKTPALAAEKKAVH is encoded by the coding sequence GTGAAACAGCTTTCGAGAATACAGACGGCTCTCATGCTGGCGTTTTTAGTCACGGTATGGGGGATTAACTGGCCGCTGACAAAGGCAGCGCTCGCCTATTCGCCGCCCCTTCTGTTTGCCGGAATCCGCACGCTGATCGGCGGACTGCTGCTGTTAATGGTTGCGGTGCCCCGTTTTAAAAAGCTGCGTTTTAAAGAAACGTGGCCGATCTATCTTATTTCTGCTATTTTAAATATCACTTTATTTTACGGCCTGCAAACGGTCGGCTTGAACTACCTGCCCGCCGGCTTATTTTCAGCCATTGTGTTTTTCCAGCCGGTCTTAATGGGCGTTTTTTCTTGGCTGTGGCTCGGGGAACCGATGTTTCCTTTGAAAATAGCCGGTCTTATTCTGGGCTTCGCCGGTGTCGCCGTCATCAGCGCAGCCGGTTTCGGAGGCCATATTTCCATCGCCGGCATTCTTCTGGCATTAGGCTCTGCGGTCAGCTGGGCGCTCGGCACGGTATTTATGAAAAGAACGGGAGGACGCGTGGATTCCATCTGGATGGTCGCTCTTCAGCTTCTGATCGGCGGCGGGCTGCTTGTCAGCTCAGGCAGTTTTTCGGAAAGCTTTTCAGCGATTCAATGGAAAGCTCCGTTCATTCTCAGCCTTCTATTTATTTCGGTATTTGTCATCGCGCTCGGCTGGCTCGTCTTTTTTACGCTTGTCGGTTCAGGGGAAGCAAGCAAGGTTGCCTCTTACACCTTCCTGATCCCGCTCATTTCCATTGTCGTCAGCTCGATTTTCCTGCATGAGCCGCTGACCGTCAGCCTTTTGGCCGGACTGCTTCTGATCGTCACAAGCATCTGTTTTGTGAATATAACACCGAAGAAACTGAAAACACCTGCTTTGGCCGCAGAAAAAAAGGCCGTTCATTAA
- a CDS encoding amino acid permease, with the protein MEKDKQTLKRTMSSRHIMMMALGGAIGAGLFKGSSTAIDEAGPSVLLAYLLGGIILLFIMQGLAEMAVRNKNARTFRDLVQQSLGSYAAYFLDWIYWKMWVLNIAAEAVVAAIFIQYWLPECPIWILALIISIVVTVVNMLSVKLFAETEYWLALIKITVIVIFILCGILLLFFSFGNHTAPGLSHLTNHGGFFPHGAGGVITAMLVVIYSYGGTEIIGVTLAETKNPEKVIPKAVRSTLTRIVAFYLLPFFIIVSLIPWNQVNSVPESPFVIVFKMIGIPGADHIMNAVILLAIISSMNSGLYGSSRVLFTQASDGRVPKVFSKLSKKKVPVYAILTCTSFLYVGVLISLFAGSQTFNYLMGSLGYTVLFIWLIIGFAHLKSRKHAAEQPAYYVKWFPYTTWFAVLALLAILIGVIATTSIVITCITAAIYLLITAAYLVKGRRQ; encoded by the coding sequence ATGGAAAAGGACAAGCAAACGTTAAAACGGACGATGTCGTCCAGACACATTATGATGATGGCGCTTGGAGGCGCGATCGGAGCCGGGCTTTTTAAAGGCAGCAGCACGGCGATTGATGAAGCCGGGCCGTCCGTATTATTGGCCTATCTCCTCGGCGGAATTATTCTGCTGTTTATTATGCAGGGGCTGGCTGAAATGGCTGTCCGAAATAAAAATGCAAGGACGTTCCGTGATTTGGTTCAGCAGTCTCTCGGTTCGTACGCTGCATACTTTTTAGACTGGATTTATTGGAAAATGTGGGTGCTCAATATTGCCGCAGAAGCGGTAGTAGCCGCAATTTTTATTCAATATTGGCTGCCGGAATGTCCGATATGGATATTGGCTCTAATCATTTCCATCGTTGTTACGGTCGTTAATATGCTTTCTGTTAAGCTGTTTGCCGAGACAGAGTACTGGCTCGCGCTTATTAAAATTACGGTGATTGTCATCTTTATTTTATGCGGTATTCTGCTGTTATTTTTCTCATTCGGCAATCACACGGCACCGGGGCTGTCTCATCTAACGAACCACGGCGGGTTTTTCCCGCATGGAGCGGGGGGCGTCATTACGGCGATGCTCGTTGTGATCTACTCATACGGCGGAACGGAAATCATCGGCGTCACGCTGGCGGAGACAAAAAATCCTGAAAAGGTGATTCCGAAAGCTGTCCGCAGCACGTTAACGCGGATTGTCGCTTTTTACTTGCTGCCGTTTTTCATCATCGTCAGCCTGATTCCTTGGAATCAAGTTAACAGCGTTCCCGAAAGCCCGTTTGTCATCGTATTTAAGATGATCGGAATTCCGGGTGCCGACCATATTATGAACGCCGTCATTCTTCTTGCGATTATCTCGTCCATGAACTCGGGACTGTACGGATCATCCCGCGTCTTGTTTACGCAGGCTTCTGACGGCCGGGTGCCGAAAGTCTTTTCAAAACTATCAAAGAAAAAGGTCCCCGTTTATGCGATTCTTACATGTACGTCGTTTTTATATGTAGGCGTTCTGATTTCTTTATTTGCAGGAAGCCAGACGTTTAATTATTTGATGGGGTCACTAGGCTATACCGTGCTGTTCATTTGGCTGATTATCGGGTTCGCCCATCTGAAATCAAGAAAACATGCAGCGGAACAGCCCGCTTATTACGTAAAATGGTTCCCGTACACCACATGGTTCGCGGTGCTTGCGCTTTTGGCCATCCTGATCGGCGTGATTGCCACGACATCAATCGTCATTACATGCATCACGGCGGCCATCTATCTGCTCATTACGGCTGCGTATCTTGTGAAAGGGAGACGCCAATAA
- a CDS encoding MurR/RpiR family transcriptional regulator gives MTPVNSSSIGKIQAASKGLSPKLRAIADHIVKEPKDVVHLSIIQLAEKTKSSEATIFRLCKRLGFTGYQDLKITLAQEIVQEPVQHIHEEMSPDDDIEVIIQKVFRANISGLTDTFHLLDPADVEKAVEMIHSADRIEFYGNGGSGLIATDAYHKFMRTGINCIAHTDSHFQAMSAGLLGPGSAVIGISHSGSNKDVLDAVKTAKSLGAGTIGITSYQKSPLTQISDVVLYTSTRETAFRTEAMSARLAQLTVIDTLYFATARLRQEKTLANLQKIRKMIAHKRL, from the coding sequence ATGACCCCTGTCAATTCAAGCAGCATCGGGAAGATTCAGGCTGCCAGCAAAGGCTTGTCGCCAAAATTGAGAGCGATTGCAGACCATATCGTGAAGGAACCGAAAGACGTGGTTCACCTCTCCATCATTCAGCTGGCGGAAAAAACGAAAAGCTCTGAAGCGACGATTTTCAGGCTGTGCAAGCGTCTCGGTTTTACCGGCTATCAGGATTTAAAAATCACGCTTGCTCAGGAGATCGTTCAGGAGCCGGTACAGCACATTCATGAAGAAATGAGCCCCGATGACGATATCGAAGTCATCATTCAGAAAGTTTTCCGCGCAAATATTTCCGGCCTGACTGATACCTTCCATTTACTAGATCCGGCCGATGTTGAAAAGGCGGTAGAGATGATTCACAGCGCAGACAGAATCGAATTTTACGGAAACGGCGGCTCCGGGCTGATCGCCACTGACGCGTATCATAAGTTTATGCGTACGGGCATAAACTGCATCGCGCATACGGATTCTCACTTTCAGGCGATGTCAGCGGGTCTTCTCGGTCCCGGAAGCGCGGTCATCGGCATTTCTCATTCGGGGAGCAACAAAGATGTGCTCGACGCAGTGAAAACGGCCAAATCGCTCGGCGCAGGAACGATCGGCATTACAAGCTATCAAAAATCGCCGCTCACCCAGATTTCCGACGTTGTGCTGTATACATCAACAAGGGAGACGGCCTTCAGAACGGAAGCGATGTCCGCAAGACTCGCCCAGCTGACAGTCATTGATACACTGTATTTCGCAACTGCCCGTCTGCGGCAGGAGAAAACGCTCGCCAACTTGCAGAAAATCAGAAAAATGATCGCGCACAAACGTTTGTAA
- the gntK gene encoding gluconokinase, whose product MKETQAVIGLDIGTTSTKAVLFGPRGKVLAKHSVHYDLIQPKPAWAEQDPEHILEAVIGSIRGAVTKAGLSPDNLLAIGISTAMHSLIAVDQHGGLLTKSIIWADNRSAEQSKRIIKEMNGFDIYKRTGTPIHPMSPLSKIVWMREQDKETFAKTAKFISIKEYILHEFFGTYVVDYSIASATGLFRLETLSWDEEALRIAGIREDQLSDIVPTTHQLRGLAPEIAARMGIHADTPFVIGANDGVLANLGVGAIGKGEVAVTIGTSGAVRSVTDTPITDEKARTFCYALTDKHWVIGGPTNNGGIMLRWLRDEFASPEVETAKRLGVDPYDLMIDIADKVPAGSEGLLFLPFLSGERAPFWNPNARGTFFGISLRHKREHFIRAVLEGVIMSVFSIGVALRDLAGPAKDVRASGGFARSPLWRQILSDTMGREVLVPESYEASALGAAVLALHSLGEMERIEDVQDWIRISHRHEPNVKNSETYIELFYLYERLYDKLKDEFDVISEFQLKQSR is encoded by the coding sequence ATGAAGGAAACCCAAGCTGTTATCGGTCTGGATATCGGCACGACCAGTACGAAAGCCGTTCTGTTCGGACCAAGAGGCAAAGTGTTAGCCAAGCATTCGGTTCACTATGATTTAATACAGCCAAAGCCGGCATGGGCCGAGCAGGATCCTGAGCACATTTTGGAAGCGGTTATCGGAAGCATCAGGGGCGCCGTCACAAAGGCCGGACTGAGTCCTGACAACCTGCTTGCAATCGGTATCAGCACCGCCATGCACTCATTGATTGCTGTCGATCAGCACGGCGGCCTGCTGACCAAAAGCATCATTTGGGCGGACAACCGCAGCGCTGAGCAATCAAAACGGATTATAAAAGAGATGAACGGTTTCGATATTTATAAAAGGACGGGTACACCGATTCACCCGATGTCCCCGCTTTCCAAAATTGTGTGGATGAGAGAGCAGGATAAGGAGACATTCGCGAAAACCGCCAAATTCATCAGTATTAAGGAATATATTCTGCACGAGTTTTTCGGGACATATGTCGTCGATTATTCCATTGCTTCGGCAACGGGGCTGTTCCGTTTAGAGACGCTTTCCTGGGATGAAGAAGCGCTCCGGATTGCCGGAATCCGGGAAGATCAGCTGTCGGACATCGTGCCGACCACTCATCAGCTGCGCGGCCTTGCGCCGGAAATCGCGGCACGGATGGGCATTCATGCGGATACCCCGTTTGTCATCGGCGCAAATGACGGCGTGCTCGCGAACCTGGGAGTAGGCGCGATCGGCAAAGGCGAGGTCGCCGTTACGATCGGAACAAGCGGTGCCGTGCGTTCGGTGACGGATACGCCGATTACGGATGAAAAAGCGCGGACGTTCTGTTACGCGTTGACTGACAAGCATTGGGTCATCGGCGGCCCGACGAATAACGGAGGCATTATGCTGCGCTGGCTTCGTGATGAATTCGCTTCTCCGGAAGTCGAAACGGCGAAGCGGCTGGGCGTTGATCCGTACGATTTAATGATTGATATCGCGGATAAAGTGCCCGCAGGTTCTGAGGGATTGCTGTTTCTGCCGTTTTTATCAGGAGAGCGCGCGCCGTTTTGGAATCCGAATGCCCGCGGAACGTTTTTCGGCATCAGCCTCCGCCATAAACGGGAGCATTTTATCAGAGCGGTGCTGGAAGGCGTCATCATGAGCGTCTTTTCAATCGGGGTCGCACTGAGAGATTTGGCGGGTCCCGCAAAAGACGTGCGGGCATCAGGCGGATTTGCGAGGTCGCCGCTGTGGAGACAGATTTTGTCCGATACGATGGGGCGGGAAGTTCTCGTACCGGAAAGTTATGAAGCCTCGGCGCTCGGAGCTGCCGTCCTCGCTTTACACAGCCTTGGCGAAATGGAACGGATTGAGGATGTTCAGGACTGGATCAGAATTTCTCACCGCCATGAACCAAATGTCAAAAACAGCGAAACATATATTGAGCTGTTTTACTTATACGAGCGGCTGTATGACAAGCTCAAAGATGAATTTGACGTCATCAGTGAATTTCAGCTCAAACAAAGCCGTTAA
- a CDS encoding GntP family permease, giving the protein MLLFIVIAAIIVLLLLITVAKLNPFISLLITSILVGFATGMHLPDIITSMKTGLGNTLSLLAIVLALGTMLGKMMAESGGAERIAHTLIGRFGKKKVHWAMMAVAFIVGIPVFFQVGFVLLVPLLFTIAIETGVSLVTIGIPLLAGLSVVHGLVPPHPAAMAAVGIYHANVGKTILYSLIVGIPTAIIAGPLYGKWIGKRIHKPVPELLKKQFIERNEKHKLPGFANTLFTILVPVILMLMATLAEIALPEKSTLYETFKFIGDPVTALLIATVYSFFSLGFYQGFNRESILKFSNDCLGPIASILLVIGAGGAFNNVLIDSGVGTYIADLAKHSSFSPVLLSWTIAAVIRVATGSATVAMMTAAGIVAPIASVMPGVSSELLVLATGAGSLILSHVNDSGFWLIKEYFGMTVKETFLTWTAMETIISVSAICFIMIINAFI; this is encoded by the coding sequence ATGTTACTGTTTATTGTCATTGCCGCTATTATCGTTTTACTCTTATTGATTACAGTCGCTAAGTTAAATCCTTTTATCAGTCTTTTGATTACATCCATCCTTGTCGGTTTCGCAACGGGCATGCATCTTCCGGACATTATCACTTCGATGAAAACCGGGCTCGGCAATACGCTGTCTCTGCTTGCGATCGTGCTGGCTCTCGGTACGATGCTCGGTAAAATGATGGCTGAATCAGGGGGTGCGGAGCGGATCGCTCACACCCTGATCGGCCGCTTCGGCAAAAAGAAAGTGCATTGGGCAATGATGGCCGTTGCTTTTATCGTAGGCATCCCGGTCTTTTTCCAGGTCGGCTTCGTCCTGCTCGTGCCGCTTTTGTTTACGATTGCGATTGAAACCGGCGTTTCATTAGTGACGATCGGGATTCCGCTCCTTGCGGGGCTTTCCGTCGTGCACGGATTGGTTCCGCCCCACCCGGCGGCGATGGCGGCTGTCGGCATTTATCACGCAAATGTCGGAAAAACGATTTTGTATTCTTTAATCGTCGGCATTCCGACTGCCATCATCGCGGGGCCGCTTTACGGAAAATGGATTGGTAAGCGCATTCACAAACCCGTTCCCGAACTTTTGAAAAAACAATTTATTGAACGGAATGAGAAACACAAGCTTCCTGGATTCGCAAATACATTGTTTACGATATTGGTACCGGTGATCCTGATGCTTATGGCAACGCTTGCCGAAATTGCGCTTCCGGAAAAAAGCACGCTCTATGAAACTTTTAAATTTATCGGCGATCCTGTCACGGCGCTTTTGATCGCCACGGTTTACTCCTTTTTCAGCCTTGGTTTTTATCAGGGCTTTAACAGAGAAAGCATTTTAAAATTCAGCAATGACTGTCTGGGACCGATCGCTTCAATTCTGCTTGTGATCGGAGCCGGCGGCGCTTTTAACAACGTCCTGATTGATTCAGGCGTCGGCACTTATATCGCTGATCTGGCGAAGCATTCAAGCTTCTCTCCCGTTCTTTTAAGCTGGACGATCGCGGCAGTCATACGCGTCGCCACAGGTTCAGCGACTGTCGCCATGATGACGGCGGCCGGCATTGTCGCACCGATTGCATCTGTCATGCCGGGCGTCAGCAGCGAGCTTCTTGTTTTAGCAACAGGAGCGGGTTCTTTGATTCTGTCTCATGTCAACGACTCCGGTTTCTGGCTTATTAAAGAATACTTCGGAATGACGGTGAAAGAAACATTCCTGACATGGACGGCGATGGAAACGATTATTTCTGTCAGTGCGATTTGTTTTATCATGATCATTAACGCGTTTATATAA
- a CDS encoding LutC/YkgG family protein encodes MMKGTVKHQESFLNRIAESLGRERRKSGVSLPEWKYQPQYETHADCTEDDLVMMLKDHCVNIHTELIETDAAGLYAALRTQVERFEGGPVIIPKDSRFETYGLQSLMTEEWPDEGIPVWEWDAEQGAKNIEKAEQANVGITFSEITLAESATVVLYASEHAGRSVSLLPTTYIAIIPKSSIVPRMTQASDILKQQIRDGVTVPSCINYITGPSNSADIEMDLVVGVHGPVKAAYILVNDR; translated from the coding sequence ATGATGAAAGGGACGGTTAAACATCAGGAATCCTTTTTAAACCGGATTGCCGAAAGCCTGGGCAGAGAGCGCAGAAAATCAGGCGTGTCCCTGCCTGAATGGAAGTATCAGCCTCAATATGAAACGCACGCGGACTGTACGGAAGATGACCTTGTCATGATGCTGAAAGACCACTGTGTCAACATTCATACGGAGCTGATCGAAACGGATGCCGCCGGGCTTTACGCCGCTTTGCGCACGCAGGTGGAACGCTTTGAAGGGGGGCCTGTCATTATCCCGAAAGACAGCCGGTTTGAAACATACGGCCTGCAGAGCCTTATGACAGAAGAGTGGCCGGATGAAGGGATTCCGGTTTGGGAATGGGATGCGGAACAAGGAGCGAAAAATATTGAAAAAGCGGAACAGGCGAATGTGGGCATCACATTCAGCGAGATCACGCTTGCGGAATCAGCCACCGTCGTTTTGTATGCGTCAGAGCATGCCGGCCGTTCTGTCAGCCTGCTTCCGACCACCTATATCGCAATCATCCCGAAATCTTCCATTGTGCCGAGAATGACGCAGGCCAGTGATATATTGAAACAGCAGATCAGAGACGGCGTCACTGTTCCTTCCTGCATCAACTATATTACCGGACCGAGCAACTCGGCCGATATCGAAATGGATTTGGTTGTCGGCGTCCACGGACCCGTTAAAGCTGCTTATATCCTTGTGAATGACCGATAA